The sequence below is a genomic window from Bradyrhizobium septentrionale.
AGCCGGCGAGATCGAACATCGCGTGTCCGTCGCGCTCGCCGGGCAGGAAGAACACGCCGTTCTCGGCATCGGCCTCGATGAAGCGCTCGACGAATTCGTTGCCGACCTCGTAGGACTCCTTGCGGATCATCGGCCCGATCGCCGCGACGATGCCGCCGCGCTCGGCACCGAGCTTTTCCATCGCATCGATGGTCGATTCCAGGATGCCGGTCAGCGCGCCCTTCCAGCCGGCATGCGCCGCGCCGATCACCCGCGCGTTGGGATCGACGAACAGGATCGGGCCGCAGTCGGCGGTCGTGACCGATATCGCAAGCCCTTCGGTGCGTGTGACGAGCGCGTCCGCCTTCGGGCGCGGCGCGCCGTTCCACGGGCCGTCCACGACCACGACGTCGGGCGAGTGGACCTGATGCACGCTGATAAGGTGATCCAGCGGGACGCCGAGTTGCGCGGCCATCCGCCGCC
It includes:
- the pgeF gene encoding peptidoglycan editing factor PgeF; amino-acid sequence: MTLGSSLLSAIPGLRHAFFSREGGVSEGIYAALNGGLGSNDDPARVAENRRRMAAQLGVPLDHLISVHQVHSPDVVVVDGPWNGAPRPKADALVTRTEGLAISVTTADCGPILFVDPNARVIGAAHAGWKGALTGILESTIDAMEKLGAERGGIVAAIGPMIRKESYEVGNEFVERFIEADAENGVFFLPGERDGHAMFDLAGFIRMRLENAGVLMIDDLGIDTYSDERCFSYRRSVHRKEADYGRHVHAIALER